The following nucleotide sequence is from Mangifera indica cultivar Alphonso chromosome 1, CATAS_Mindica_2.1, whole genome shotgun sequence.
TATACCACCAATTGGACCCAACAATGCAGAGTACCCAACTAACCATGTGTACACAAAACTCTCACTGGATTTCAGCAGCCTCCAAGGCTGGAAGGCGATTCCAATCAATGCAGTCAAAAGAGCTCCTCTTCTGAATGTGAAATTTGCAGGACTGAGATTAACAAGTGCATTTGCAGGAGCCACAACATTGGCTGCAATATTGGTTGTAATGGTGGCCAGACTGATGCCTAAAATGGCTAATATTATTGTTGTGATTCCTCCAATTTGTCCCAGAAGTTGAATTGGGCTAGAAATAACATGGCCAAAAATGACTTCAGTAGAGCAGGTTATTGCGAGGCCAACAAATGTAAATGCCCCCATAAAAATTGGAAGACCAGCCTGACCCACAATTTGATCCCTTTGGCTCTTGGTGTATCGAGTGAAATCAGGAATGTTAAGTGCAACAGTAGCCCAAAAGCTGATATTTGCAGTGAGTGAAGGGAAAAATAGTGACCAAAATTCTGAAGAAGATAGCCTGGAAGTCATAGAGAGCATGTGGCCAAATCCACGGGCTTTGGAATAAGCCCAGAAAAGAAAACTTGCAGTGAGGATGATCAAAATTGGAGCTGAGTACTTTTCAAGCTCTCTAATTCCTTCTATCCCTTTCCAAACAATGATCAATTGGGCAAACCAGAAGGCTATAAAACAAGCAAATTCTAAAGGAGATGTACCAAGCCAAGCTAAATTCTGAGACAGTGAAGATTGCTTAATGAAATTaggcaaaagaagaaaaattgccTCACCACCGATCCAAGTTTCAATCCCATACCAACCACAGCCCACCAATGCTCTAAGGAGTGTAGGAATATGAGCCCCACGGATACCAAAAGAAGATCTAGCCAACACAGGAAAAGAGATTCCATATTTGGTTCCAGGATGGCCGGTGAGTATTAAAgggattaataaaattatatttgcagCAACGACAGTGGCGATTCCTTGCCACCAAGCCATGCCGAGATCCACAAGACTACCAGCCAAGTAGTATGAAGGGACACCAACCACAAGGCCAATCCAAAGACAAGCCATTTCCCACCCGGAGAAAGTCCTCTGATTGAGTTCTGTTGGCTTGAGATCTTCATTGGTGAGGGTGGGGTCAGGCTGGAAGTTGTTGAAATCAGAGGTGAAATCGGTTTTGGCTGATGCCATGC
It contains:
- the LOC123210062 gene encoding purine-uracil permease NCS1 isoform X1, giving the protein MLSKCISINLHPHLQFSQKRITPCKFPTPLLSANRYTKATSSHIFCSPSLREKCSILISMASAKTDFTSDFNNFQPDPTLTNEDLKPTELNQRTFSGWEMACLWIGLVVGVPSYYLAGSLVDLGMAWWQGIATVVAANIILLIPLILTGHPGTKYGISFPVLARSSFGIRGAHIPTLLRALVGCGWYGIETWIGGEAIFLLLPNFIKQSSLSQNLAWLGTSPLEFACFIAFWFAQLIIVWKGIEGIRELEKYSAPILIILTASFLFWAYSKARGFGHMLSMTSRLSSSEFWSLFFPSLTANISFWATVALNIPDFTRYTKSQRDQIVGQAGLPIFMGAFTFVGLAITCSTEVIFGHVISSPIQLLGQIGGITTIILAILGISLATITTNIAANVVAPANALVNLSPANFTFRRGALLTALIGIAFQPWRLLKSSESFVYTWLVGYSALLGPIGGIILADYYLIHRSKLSVKDLYSLSPNGAYYYSGGYNLAAIAALIIGILPVLPGLLNKVGFLSPIPDSFTVIYNNAWFFSFFSAGFIYWVLSCLKGKQDSPPLEKEPLLPSTSA
- the LOC123210062 gene encoding purine-uracil permease NCS1 isoform X2, which gives rise to MLSKCISINLHPHLQFSQKRITPCKFPTPLLSANRYTKATSSHIFCSPSLREKCSILISMASAKTDFTSDFNNFQPDPTLTNEDLKPTELNQRTFSGWEMACLWIGLVVGVPSYYLAGSLVDLGMAWWQGIATVVAANIILLIPLILTGHPGTKYGISFPVLARSSFGIRGAHIPTLLRALVGCGWYGIETWIGGEAIFLLLPNFIKQSSLSQNLAWLGTSPLEFACFIAFWFAQLIIVWKGIEGIRELEKYSAPILIILTASFLFWAYSKARGFGHMLSMTSRLSSSEFWSLFFPSLTANISFWATVALNIPDFTRYTKSQRDQIVGQAGLPIFMGAFTFVGLAITCSTEVIFGHVISSPIQLLGQIGGITTIILAILGISLATITTNIAANVVAPANALVNLSPANFTFRRGALLTALIGIAFQPWRLLKSSESFVYTWGLQFGSNCSFDYWDFACASWFVEQGWVPLSNP